The sequence TGACATCAGATCTTCTACAGACAGGGAATGACATCAGTTCTCTACAGACAGGGAATGGCAACATTCTCTACAACTGGAATGACAATCAGTTCTCTGGATCTACAGACTCGGGAATGACATCAGTTCTCTACAGACTGGGAATGACATCAGTTCTCTAGATCTACAGACAGGGAATGACATCAGTTCTCTAGATCTACAGACAGGGAATGACATCAGTTCTCTACAGACAGGGAATGACATCAGTTCTCTACAGACAGGGAATGACATCAGTTCTCTACAGACTGGGAATGACATCAGTTCTCTACAGACTAGAATGACATCAGTTCTCTACAGACAGGGAATGACATCAGTTCTCTACAGACAGGGAATGACATCAGTTCTCTACAGACAGGGAATGACATCAGTTCTCTACAGACAGGGAATGACATCAGTTCTCTACAGACAGGGAATGACATCAGTTCTCTAGATCTACAGACAGGGAATGACATCAGTTCTCTAGATCTACAGACAGGGAATGACATCAGTTCTCTACAGACAGGGAATGACATCAGTTCTCTAGATCTACAGACAGGGAATGACATCAGTTTCTAGATCTACAGACAGGGAATGACATCAGTTCTCTAGGATCTACAGACTGGGAATGACATCAGTTCTCTACAGACAGGGAATGACATCAGTTCTCTACAGACTGGGAATGACATCAGTTCTCTACAGACTGGGAATCACATCAGTTCTCTACAGACTGGGAATCATCAGTTCTCTACCAGACAGGGAATGTTCTCTACAGACTGGGAATGACATCAGTTCTCTGGGAAGACTCTCTACAGACTGGGAATGACATCAGTTCTCTACAGACTGGGAATGAACCATCAGTTTCTCTACAGACTGGGAATGACATGAAGTTCTCTCTACAGACTGGGGAATGAACATCAGATCTCTAGATCTACAGACTGGGAATGACATCAGGATGAGCTCTCTACAGACTGGGAATGACATCAGGATGAGCTCTCTACAGACTGGGAATGACATCAGTTCTCTACAGACTGGGAATGACATCAGTTCTCTACAGACTGGGAATCACATCACTTCCATCATATCTGTATTACATATAGCTGAAAGAATTCCACATTATCATTTAAGTTGATGGCTTTAAGTTTCATGCAGCTATATGTTAGATACGactatgtatatgtgttatgTACTGTGAAGAAATGATCAcaaatatatacttattttttcattaactACTTTATATTTGTAGAATTTTTATAccattattatcatattttcaggatttttaggtcacctgagacgaagtcacAAGTGACCaattctaattgccttttgtccgtccTCGTGTGTCTTCCGCCATGCATCATCCGTCATACATTGcacgtaaacaatttacatttttgacttcttctccaaaactgctgaagcaatttcaataaaattttgtacaaaccttctaaggcataaggccaatcaaaatcgtgtattatatgaccctggggtctcacgttttccCCTAGGGAaagggtcaagtttactatagtttatatagggaaattcatttatgagcattttttgctcaatttacataggaaatgagtcaaacttgatttgaattattagcctgagatacaTCCATATCGGTCCACGCTGACCCCCtgagggaccagaggggcgagaccaaacagggtcaaaatgactaaaatttcaaaaaatccttcttctaagttcacaggtttgatggaagcagatactcttcatagacagaaaagtcaaatttataacattactgaccaacttcaaggcccagtatatagtgtttacatctctttaatttgtttcattatatattcaaactcaggtgaccgttaaggcccatgggcctcttgtctataACTTGAATGTGGTAGTGTAGAAATTTAGTTGAATCTGGATCAAGTTTGAGGTATAGTCTCACTATTGTTTACCCCATGTGACATATTGTAAAATTGAATCTTAAACTTTTGGATTCCTGTGGTTTCACTCTATTCTGTAGATTTCATCCATCTGGTCAGAAGAGTGAAGCATGAGCATATGTCATGGGTAGGCGTCTGTCATCTGCCAGTCGTTCATCTACATTTACTTTTAATCACCACTTGTCATAAAGATCTgattggattttaaccaaatttggccagactTTGATCCCTGGGCTTTGAGGGTCAAGGTCAAGCAGTGATGAAAACACCAAACCCATTTAAATGCTACTTTTCATTAAGTATCTAATAGATTTTAACCCAATTACATTGCAGCATCTTTCATGGAAAGGAACTGATTTTGAAGTAAATGCTGTACTTGCACATACTTGTCCAAAAGGGGATATAAAATCCAATATCTTCTTAATTCTTCAGTTGCCATAAAGGATGTAATATCCAGGTGAGCGATTAAGGTCTCCTATTCAATTATCAAACACTTTCTGTAGCACTCTACATTGTCTATTTGAGGTATGTATtcccttttttttttgtaaatcattaaaaaaaaccacatgcataatgtacatttttctGTCTGTGGTATACATGTGCTAATATTTATTAATTCCTGTGTTTTTTAAACAGTCctaattttcatttgatttctcattgtacatgtaccggGTATTCATTTGTTTGCAACCATTGTTTTGACCATTATTTAACACAATGAATTCTCTCTCCCTCAGATACATCTGTAATCAGGCAATAGATAATGtgcaattaattaaataaatgttgaaaactATGTAGAATGACTGAGATCCTAGTTTCATCCTAAAGCAGTAATCCCAATAGGATCTAATTATGTAACTGGTGTATCCAGGGATATTCTCAGCCTCTTCTAATATTGGCGGAGAGTCCGGATCAGATTTGATAATCTTGATAATCTGACACTCAAGTCAAATGTTGAAAACTAAGTTTCATCCATCATTAttgaaatacacaaaatattaaaatgaaatatcaactAATTCTCCCATAATTCAAGTGTGTCCAGTGGTTAGTGTCAAGAAATCTTTTTGAAAGTTGTACATCTAAAATTTGAATATGCATTCAGATCAATTGGAGATACTCCCTTTGGTTTCACTCCTCCTTCAGTACTGgcaaaacaaagggaagtaactctggtagattaGAATAATGTCATTATGCAGATATTGAATTtgcaaaacaacaaaaaactgtATCTTATCAACTGACCCAAACATATGATTTCTTGTCTCaattgtcatcattttgtgCTCATTGTGcctaaaattgttttaaaagagACACTAAAGTGTAATTATGTTCAGAAATTAATGTTTCAGGAAAATGTCATTGGCaatgtattacaaatatttattctgGGTATAATCAGTTAGCTGTGACTTTGATATTCTCATCCAGACTTCATTATCCATGAAGACACATTTCAAACTCTTCTGATTAAGCTGctggaccagtccattatggTAAAGGGGGGATGAGTGGAgataaaattatatcaataacTCAATAAAGAataggagggggaggggggggggcaagTAAAATTTAACTTAACACATTATATATGAGATTTTCTTCTTTGATTCCATTCTTATATTATCTCTGTGCAAGCCTTGCCATTTTACACAATATCTTTTACAGAATGAAATAGGTTTACTAGGTCTGACAGATCAAAGTTATCCAAGACATGTTgtagtttatattgaaatattgataacacaTATCAAATTCAGGTTGCGTAGGTCTATTTAGAGGgttatttgtaatttttgtttcaggtttgatttaatgtattttagggttatatatattcagaaatttaatatcctaacaatattcattaaatagtattttcagtattttgattATCAAGAagacaccactgtggtgtaaatATTGGTCCTTGGGCCTTGCTGACCACCCAATGGACTTAATCATGTTTCATAATGGTCCTTTTGCTTATTTACTAATTTACTATAATCCTGATTGATTGGCTGGTCCTGTAATCATACAACCACTGTGAAAGTATTTGATCCATGGGTTCAGCATGTTTTAATTCTAGAAATTGCAGATGCTTTTTAATGCTCCAAACTGATGTAATTTGTGGTTCTAAATTCAAAATGTTATCCCTAATTTTGCcctatttttctttttgttccTTAAATTAACCGTTACCAATAAGTGCTTGACAGCCTTATACTCTTGAAATATGATTAGGTCTTGTAATTACTagtgtgaatttcatggccttGATCGATGTATCGGGCTTTCCCAGTTACAATAGAGGGGGTTATGTTTGAGTTCTTGGATGAGCGTCAGGACCTCTCTATAACATGTGAGAAAATATAATCATGCGCAGGCTCGCTAAATGCTTTCTAAATAGTAttgttaatgtaaatgtacttaACATTACtggtaaattatttaaattcagCTTAATGAAATTTGCCGAACCGAATATCATGATTTGTAACACTCAATTCAATATAGTTCAGAAAGTGCTATGTACATAAATCTTTATTACGTTTTAaatgttcaatgtaaattaaataacaatattttttcatctGAGTTTTATTACTCTTTTACGTTCCGATGACTTTAAAATGTGGCTGATACTTATGGTGAGTGTTTTAAATGGTATTGAAATGTAAAAAGATGAAGCTGCTATAATGTCTTGAATTCCATTTAACAGTTATAAAAGTTTCTGTAGTGCCCATTATCGTATTTTTAAAATCGTTTCTCATCCTGAAACGCCCAATTTCTATATTGTATATAGGTATTTACATCTTTGATtatgtactgtatgtgttaAAGGGAATTGTGGTATGTAAAAGAGTTCAATATATAATAGAAACAAGAATTAGCTTCCAAAAAGCTAATACGActaccatacagcattatttCATAGTAAGCATTTATAAGTACTGAGGCTTAAACATAAAATCGTGCACTTTGTGATACATGCACATTGTTACATTGAGAACGGAACCCCAATGGGATCTTACTGCTGACGGCTATGGTGACCATTTTTCAAAATGAGTGGGGCAGACATGATCAAACAGAAAATGGAAGCGATTGCTGACGAAGATGCAGTATCCAAACTCATACGTATTTTATGGAAGTCCTGCTGTTCCCACTGGAATTAACGGTAGAATTCCTTCGGGAAGTTCACGACTCTCTATACCTGGAGCAAAAAAGTCGGGGCCAGTTGGAAATCTGCACGGAAAGGAAAACCGAAAGAAATGTcgcaagagaaaaaaaaaagatggagATTGAATCGTGGCGAAAGGTATCCCCCTCTCCAGTCATCATTCCTTGGGAACCTGAAAAGGGTTAAATGTCGTGTTAGGAGTCCGAATGATACATCGGCTAAAAACAGAGCGACATCCGGGACTTCATCAAATGCAGCAAACGTCGAGGTTTAAACATTGACCCCGTGCACATGGTGGATGGTAACGAATCTGAGAAGACCAGGAATCATGACGATAGGTCTGATGGATCAGAATCGACAGACAAGGACTtgatgtacatagacatagATGATTACTTGTTGGAGGAGGATCCAGACTACGAGCCGACAGACAAGGACTTGATGTACATGGACATAGATGATTACTAGTCGGAGGAGGATCCAGACTGCGAGCCGACAGACAAGGACTTCATGTACATAGACATAGATGATTACTAGTCGGAGGAGGATCCAGACAGCAGTATTGGTGACATCAGTATAGAATCTGATGAAGGAGAAAGTTAGGGCGAATTGAAGGCCGTGAAAATGGGCGAGGAAATGTACCAACTCAAAGAGAAGGCTAACAAACCAGAGGTGTCCAAGCCAAGACAACAGCCCCCAAAACCGGACGACAAAGGCCATTACAATGACAAAGGACAAAATAACGACAAACGACTATATAACGACAAACGACAACAGAATGACAAAAGGCAGCAGAACGAGAAAGAGAAAGGACGAAAGAACACACAGAAAGGTGACCTAAAGGAgaacaaaaatgacacaaagtcGACCAAACAGAACGACAAAATGTTCCATAAACAGGACCAGAAGAACGTGCCGTCACCCAAACCGGATCAAAGGTCACAGGCTTTCACTAAACTCGACTATAAGAACACCAAATCTCCCACTAAGGACCAAAAGATAGCGACGGAGCTACAGAGGCCGTggagtataaaaataaaacgtaTATAAACAACCTCCCATGGGAAATATGGCAAACTGCTCGCCAATCACACTGCCTTCAAAATGACAAACATGGACTGGACAGTTATGCATGAGCTGGGTTTTGTATATGAAATTTACGCGCTCAACTTATTGTAAAGACATCATAAGATTTAACTTATCATtagtttaaaatgttatttatcgaCATTTAGGTTGACTATTCTTGACATAAGACTTACATTATGTAGTTTCATTAGAAACCCGATCAAGCGGGGAAAAACCAGGAGAGGCCATCCGTATATTACCGTAGTTGTTGCATGCGTATTCCCTTTATCGAaataaacatctacatgtaaaatatccgtattgtttatttattatgcTAATTCTGTTTGAAGCGATTCCAACAATTTGCCAGTGGCGCGAACGTGATCATTCTCAGGGATTATATTGATCCACGGTGAAAGTGCGGATTGATGTACCCGTAAATGGTTACACAATCAAGTGCTTAAAATCAAATGTCAGCTAGACAGTCCATCGTATCGATTTAGACAGGGTGTCGTGTGGTTGTAGGCGATGCTTCATTCACACCTGTAGCAGCTTATATTGTATACAGTTGTTTACATTACTGGTACACACGAATCTGGACGTGCTTTACGTGCTGTTCATATAGTAAAGATGCATATTGGCATTAAGGGAAACTGGAGTTCCCGCTGCAAAATCTCTGTCACCTGGCTACTACACGCTGCAAATGACACATGACTAAAGTTGGAAATGTATGATGTGGAaatgtttttaaagttttttctTAATTATGGAAACTAATAAAGAAGTGATGAAATTCTACAACATGTTTAATGACTGCTATGAGTTGATCAATGAACCAAAACTACCACAAGaaagatatttttgttatttcataacaaatattttgccgttttaacatacaaaatgtacctatAGTGACCATAATTTATATGCAAAGTAATTTAGGACGATTATAACTTTATTCATGATACGGAAAGTAACTTCAATAGCCGTGTTTGTCACAAGAAACTCAAGAAAATTTTGTTCTACTTCGTATCTCATCCgtacattaattatttcatttctaaatattttagcTTGAAATAAGAATACCAGACTGTCAATCTTTTGACCACTGTTGGATTGCTACATGCTTTGTATCAGTGGACGTGCAAAACTATAGAGATTCCATTATCgcacatgtacatatttgaGTCCTAAGGCCTTTTGTGAAACCAAGCAAGCCACCCAACCTGAAAAAATCCTGCAGAGTCGGTTAACAGGAGGTGCGCCAGCACTCAATGCTTAAGATTTCAATACTGGATTTAAGAAAGCCGCGAAAAAATATGACTGAATAAGATAGTATTTATTAAACACAGTCTTAAAACGAAGAAACATCCAGTAGAACTTATAAACTGAAACCTCCAAAATGGGACAACTCTGTAATGTTAGGTTCAATGTATGATGGTCCACCAGAATTCTACCCAAAGCCGAGGACACTGAAACAATATTCATAATATTAACTGTCTCTGCTCCAAATTTTAGACTGCATAGCCTTCGTCTGGAAAATAAATCACAGTCTACTCTAAATTTCCCGCAGGAAACAAAACCCTAAAAACCAATACGTACGACACTTTTacacacaacctactactaatacgtaagacactgagttatatacacaacctactactaatacataagacactgagttatatacacaacctact is a genomic window of Argopecten irradians isolate NY chromosome 10, Ai_NY, whole genome shotgun sequence containing:
- the LOC138333697 gene encoding uncharacterized protein; its protein translation is MGEEMYQLKEKANKPEVSKPRQQPPKPDDKGHYNDKGQNNDKRLYNDKRQQNDKRQQNEKEKGRKNTQKGDLKENKNDTKSTKQNDKMFHKQDQKNVPSPKPDQRSQAFTKLDYKNTKSPTKDQKIATELQRPWSIKIKRI